Proteins co-encoded in one Lates calcarifer isolate ASB-BC8 linkage group LG17, TLL_Latcal_v3, whole genome shotgun sequence genomic window:
- the atg4b gene encoding cysteine protease ATG4B gives MDAATLTYDTLRFGEFEDFPETSEPVWILGKEYNALTEKDEILSDVTSRLWFTYRKNFPPIGGTGPTSDTGWGCMLRCGQMILGEALMCRHLGRDWRWARGQKQREEYISILNAFIDKKDSYYSIHQIAQMGVGEGKPIGQWYGPNTVAQVLKKLAVFDTWSRLVVHVAMDNTVVIEEIKRLCMPWLDVAGACGEAEGVGELNGCLEGACALAEEETALWKPLVLLIPLRLGLSDINEAYIETLKQCFMLPQSLGVIGGKPNSAHYFIGYVGEELIYLDPHTTQPAVEPCEDSQVPDETYHCQHPPCRMHICELDPSIAAGFFCRTEDEFDDWCMRIRRLSCKRGGLPMFELVDSQPSHMVSVDALNLTPDFSDSDRLERFFDSEDEEFEILSL, from the exons ATGGATGCAG CTACCTTAACATACGACACACTTCGCTTTGGAGAGTTTGAAGATTTTCCTGAGACCTCAGAGCCTGTGTGGATCTTAGGGAAAGAATACAATGCACTCACAG AGAAAGATGAGATTTTATCAGATGTCACTTCACGACTGTGGTTCACATACAGAAAAAACTTCCCACCGATTG GTGGGACAGGACCAACATCAGATACAGGATGGGGGTGTATGTTACGATGTGGCCAGATGATCCTCGGTGAGGCCCTGATGTGTAGACATTTAGGCAGAG ACTGGAGATGGGCCAGAGgtcagaaacaaagagaagaataCATCAGTATTCTCAATGCCTTCATTGACAAAAAAGACAGCTATTATTCCATCCATCAAATTG CTCAAATGGGAGTAGGAGAGGGAAAGCCCATAGGCCAGTGGTATGGACCAAACACAGTTGCCCAGGTTCTAAA GAAACTGGCAGTGTTTGACACATGGAGCAGATTAGTTGTACATGTGGCGATGGACAACACTGTGGTCATCGAAGAGATCA AGCGCCTCTGTATGCCGTGGCTGGACGTTGCAGGAGCTTgtggagaagcagagggagtGGGGGAGCTCAATGGTTGCCTTGAGGGAGCGTGTGCCctggctgaggaggagacagctCTCTGGAAACCTCTCGTACTGCTCATCCCCCTCAGGCTGGGCCTGAGTGATATAAATGAGGCCTACATTGAAACGCTCAAG CAATGCTTCATGCTGCCTCAGTCCCTGGGTGTTATTGGGGGAAAACCCAACAGTGCCCATTACTTCATTGGTTATGTCG gagAGGAGCTGATCTATTTAgacccacacaccacacagccTGCAGTGGAGCCATGCGAAGACAGCCAGGTCCCCGATGAGACATACCATTGTCAGCACCCACCCTGTCGCATGCACATCTGTGAACTGGATCCATCCATTGCTGCG GGTTTCTTCTGCAGAACAGAGGACGAGTTTGATGACTGGTGTATGCGCATAAGAAGG CTGTCCTGCAAAAGAGGGGGCTTGCCCATGTTTGAATTAGTAGACAGTCAGCCCTCTCACATGGTCAGCGTGGATGCCCTTAATCTTACTCCTG ACTTCTCAGACTCAGACCGGTTGGAGCGGTTCTTTGATTCAGAAGACGAAGAGTTTGAGATCCTTTCCCTGTGA
- the dtymk gene encoding thymidylate kinase — protein sequence MACKRGALIVLEGVDKAGKTTQCNRLVQALQQSGRPAEMMRFPDRTTTIGKLISAYLEKKSDLEDHTVHLLFSANRWELVPLMKKKLEQGITLVVDRYAFSGVAFTSAKPGFCLDWCKQPDVGLPKPDLVMFLQLSPAEAALRGQFGEERYETSVFQRTVQQKFEQLMKDPSVNWQVIDAAQGVDEVHNDITSHSLNAINIAQNLPLGELWK from the exons ATGGCGTGTAAAAGAGGAGCTCTCATTGTGCTGGAGGGGGTGGACAAGGCGGGGAAAACGACACAGTGCAACAGACTAGTTCAGGCGCTGCAACAAAGTGGTCGGCCGGCAGAGATGATGAGATTCCCCG ATAGGACTACAACAATTGGAAAACTGATCAGCGCCTACCTGGAGAAGAAGAGTGATTTGGAGGACCACACGGTGCACCTGCTGTTCTCTGCAAACCGCTGGGAACTGGT ACCTTTAATGAAAAAGAAGCTGGAACAAGGCATCACTCTGGTTGTAGACAGATACGCCTTCTCTGGAGTTGCTTTCACCAGTGCCAAGCCA gGATTTTGTCTGGACTGGTGCAAGCAACCTGATGTGGGACTGCCAAAGCCAGATCTCGTTATGTTTCTACAGCTGAGCCCTGCTGAGGCTGCTCTCAGAGGTCAGTTTGGAGAGGAGAGGTATGAGACCAGTGTTTTCCAAAGAACAGTTCAACAGAAATTTGAGCAGCTGATGAAGGATCCTTCAGTCAACTGGCAG GTAATTGATGCTGCTCAGGGTGTTGATGAAGTGCACAACGACATCACCAGCCACAGCCTTAATGCCATCAACATAGCTCAGAACCTGCCACTTGGAGAGCTCTGGAAATGA
- the agxta gene encoding alanine--glyoxylate and serine--pyruvate aminotransferase a — MSSVSVPPPKCLQKPLSVPHRHMFGPGPSNVPPRILEAGANPVIGHMHPEIFEIMSDIKSGVQYMFQTQNSMTLAVSGTGHTAMECAIFNTVEPGENVLTAVNGIWGERAAEMAERIGARINTIVAPPGGFFTNVEIEQALSKYRPVLFFLAHGESSTGVLHPLDGIGQLCHKYNCLFLVDSVASMGGAPLYMDQQGIDILYTGSQKVLNAPPGTAPISFSERACQKIFNRRTKPVSFFLDLSWLANYWGCDGKPSRIYHHTGPVSAFYSLRESLAVLVEEGVEKSWERHQQVAEYFHAGLESMGLKLFVKEKKARLPTVTTIVAPHGYDWKEITTYIMKTHNLEISGGLGPSVGMVLRVGLMGCNSSKANVDMVLAALKDALKHCHKSKV; from the exons ATGTCGTCTGTCTCTGTACCTCCACCAAAATGTCTGCAGAAACCGCTGTCGGTTCCACATCGTCACATGTTTGGACCAGGACCTTCCAACGTTCCTCCTCGCATCTTGGAGGCAGGGGCCAATCCTGTCATTGGACACATGCACCCAGAGATATTTGAG ATAATGAGTGACATCAAAAGTGGAGTCCAGTACATGTTTCAGACTCAGAACAGTATGACTTTAGCTGTGAGTGGCACTGGCCACACTGCTATGGAGTGTGCCATCTTCAACACAGTGGAGCCTGGGGAGAATGTGCTGACTGCAGTGAATGGCATATGGGGAGAGCGAGCAGCAGAGATGGCAGAGAGGATAG GTGCCAGAATAAATACCATTGTGGCACCTCCTGGGGGCTTCTTCACTAATGTAGAAATTGAACAG GCCTTATCAAAATACAGGCCAGTCCTGTTCTTCCTTGCACATGGTGAATCTTCAACAGGAGTCCTGCATCCTTTAGACGGCATCGGACAGCTGTGTCATAA GTATAACTGCCTGTTTCTGGTAGACTCTGTGGCTTCCATGGGAGGAGCTCCTCTATACATGGACCAGCAAG GGATAGACATCTTATACACAGGCTCTCAAAAGGTCCTGAATGCCCCACCGGGTACTGCACCCATCTCCTTCAGTGAGAGAGCATG TCAGAAAATATTCAACCGAAGGACAAAGCCTGTGTCATTCTTCTTGGATTTGAGTTGGCTTGCAAACTACTGGGGATGTGATGGCAAACCATCGAGAAT ATATCACCACACAGGTCCAGTCTCTGCTTTTTACTCTCTGCGGGAGAGTCTGGCTGTCCTTGTGGAAGAG GGTGTGGAGAAGTCCTGGGAGAGACATCAACAAGTGGCTGAATATTTCCATGCAGGCCTAGAAAGCATGGGTCTCAAACtttttgtcaaagaaaaa AAAGCAAGACTGCCTACAGTTACCACTATTGTTGCTCCTCATGGGTATGACTGGAAAGAGATCACAACCTAcatcatgaaaacacataatCTGGAAATTTCTGGAGGACTTGGACCATCAGTTGGCATG GTGTTGCGTGTGGGATTGATGGGATGTAACAGCAGCAAGGCCAATGTTGACATGGTGCTGGCAGCACTGAAGGATGCTCTGAAACACTGCCACAAGAGCAAAGTGTGA
- the zgc:103559 gene encoding allantoinase, mitochondrial, whose amino-acid sequence MELGSVVSAVRSKRVLIGNDVRPAVVIIKDGKIHQILSESNFSVGVGCEVLDVGDSVVMPGIVDSHVHVNEPGRTSWEGFWTATKAAAAGGVTTIVDMPLNSIPPTTTLGNFHEKLREATGKCFVDTAFWGGVIPGNQLELQPMIHAGVAGFKCFLIHSGVEEFPHVTNCDLHAAMKQLQGTGSVLLFHAELDVQQTTEESGDPSQYSTFLESRPDVMEVEAIRTVTELCLQYQVRCHIVHLSSAKPLKLIQKARQAGAPLTVETTHHYLSLCAENIPAGATQFKCCPPIRGSNNQEQLWSALKAGQIDMVVSDHSPCTPDLKKLDTGDFSQAWGGISSLQFGLPLFWSSAKKRGFQLSDVVRLLSRKTAQLCGLDNQKGSLGPGYDADLVIWDPEREFEIQEGSIHHKNKITPYLGITLQGVVYATILRGRLVYKEGSFCPEPLGKHLLIPQRKNQAQL is encoded by the exons ATGGAGCTCGGGTCAGTGGTTAGTGCTGTGAGGAGTAAGAGGGTTCTAATTGGCAATGATGTCCGTCCTGCTGTTGTCATCATAAAGGATGGGAAAATCCACCAAATACTCTCAGAGAGCAACTTTTCTGTTGGTGTTGGCTGTGAG GTGTTGGATGTGGGTGACAGTGTGGTGATGCCAGGCATTGTAGATAGCCATGTTCATGTCAATGAACCAGGACGCACCTCCTGGGAGGGTTTCTGGACCGCCACCAAGGCTGCCGCAGCTGGAGGGGTGACAACTATTGTTGACATGCCGCT AAATAGCATCCCTCCAACCACCACACTTGGCAATTTTCATGAGAAGCTGCGGGAGGCAACGGGGAAGTGCTTTGTGGACACAGCTTTCTGGGGAGGAGTGATTCCTGGCAATCAG TTAGAACTTCAGCCCATGATCCATGCCGGAGTGGCTGGCTTCAAATGTTTCCTCATCCATAGTGGGGTGGAGGAGTTTCCCCATGTGACTAACTGTGATCTACATGCAGCCATGAAGCAGCTGCAAGGCACAGGAAGTGTCCTGCTG TTTCACGCAGAGTTAGATGTTCAGCAGACAACAGAGGAAAGTGGTG ACCCTTCTCAGTACTCCACCTTTCTGGAGTCCAGACCAGATGTCATGGAAGTAGAGGCTATTCGTACAGTCACAGAGCTCTGCCTGCAGTACCA GGTGCGGTGCCATATAGTTCACTTGTCTTCTGCAAAGCCACTGAAACTGATCCAAAAGGCGCGGCAGGCTGGAGCCCCCTTGACGGTGGAGACGACCCACCACTACCTCAGCCTGTGTGCAGAGAACATACCTGCAGGGGCCACACAGTTCAAATGCTGTCCCCCCATCAGAGGATCTAATAACCAG GAGCAGTTATGGTCAGCACTGAAAGCTGGGCAGATTGACATGGTGGTGTCTGATCACTCTCCCTGCACCCCTGATCTGAAGAAACTGGATACCGGAGACTTCAGTCAGGCCTGGGGAGGAATTTCTTCACTACAATTTG GTTTGCCTCTGTTCTGGAGTTCAGCCAAGAAGAGGGGCTTTCAGCTGTCTGATGTGGTGAGGCTTCTCAGCCGGAAAACCGCCCAGCTCTGTGGTCTTGACAACCAGAAGGGCAGCCTTGGCCCCGGCTATGATGCCGACCTGGTTATATGGGACCCAGAGAGAGAATTTGAG ATTCAAGAGGGGAGCATACATCACAAaaacaag ATAACTCCTTACCTCGGCATCACGCTGCAGGGAGTGGTGTATGCCACCATCCTCAGAGGACGGCTGGTGTATAAAGAAGGTTCCTTTTGCCCTGAGCCTCTGGGGAAACATCTCCTCATCCCTCAGAGGAAAAATCAAGCCCAGCTATGA
- the LOC108878944 gene encoding tetratricopeptide repeat protein 39C: protein MAGPEQSQQQQQVEEKAEHIDDAEMALQGINMLLNNGFKESDELFRRYRTQSPLMSFGASFVSFLNAMMTFEEEKMQTACDDLRTTEKLCESDSTGVIETIRNKIKKSMDSQRSGVVVVDRLQRQIIVADCQVYLAVLSFVKQELSAYIKGGWILRKAWKMYNKCHSDISQLQEACQRRSSVNQDSLTADNANHNAPVENCVTAEALDRLKGSVSFGYGLFHLCISMVPPHLLKIINLLGFPGDRLQGLSSLMYASESKDMKAPLATLALLWYHTVVLPFFALDGSDTHAGLLEAKAILQRKSVVYPNSSLFMFFKGRVQRLECHINSALACFHDALELASDQREIQHVCLYEIGWCSMIEMNFEDAYRSFERLKNESRWSQCYYAYLTGVCQGASGDLDGASGVFKDVQKLFKRKNNQIEQFAVKRAERLRKISPTRELCILGVIEVLYLWKALPNCSSSKLQIMNQVLQSLDDASCRGLKHLLLGAIHKCHGNMRDAVQSFQLAARDEYGRQINSYIQPYAVYELGCILLAQPETVGKGRSLLLQAKEDFTGYDFENRLHVRIHSALASLKEVVPQ, encoded by the exons ATGGCGGGTCCCGAGcagtcccagcagcagcagcaggtagaggAGAAGGCAGAGCACATAGATGATGCTGAGATGGCTCTGCAAGGTATTAACATGCTGCTCAACAACGGATTCAAAGAGAGCGACGAGCTTTTCAGGAGATACAG GACCCAGAGCCCATTGATGAGCTTTGGGGCCAGTTTCGTCAGTTTCCTG AATGCCATGATGACTTTTGAGGAGGAAAAGATGCAGACAGCCTGTGATGACCTGAGGACCACTGAGAAACTGTGTGAGAGTGACAGCACCGGAGTGATAGAGACAATCAGAAACAAGATAAAGAAGAGC atgGACTCCCAAAGGTCGGGCGTGGTCGTCGTGGACCGCCTCCAGAGACAGATTATTGTCGCTGACTGTCAGGTGTACCTCGCCGTGCTCTCATTTGTCAAACAGGAACTTTCTG CGTATATCAAAGGAGGCTGGATTCTCCGTAAGGCATGGAAAATGTACAATAAGTGCCACAGTGACATCAGCCAGCTGCAGGAGGCCTGTCAGCGGAGGTCCTCTGTCAACCAGGACTCCCTCACTGCGGACAACGCCAACCACAACGCACCAGTGGAAAACTGCGTGACAGCCGAGGCCTTGGACCGGCTCAAGGGCTCCGTCAGCTTTGGCTACGGCCTCTTCCATCTGTGTATCTCCATGGTGCCACCTCACCTGCTCAAGATTATCAACCTGCTGGGCTTCCCCGGTGACCGACTCCAGGGCCTGTCCTCCCTTATGTACGCGAGCGAGAGCAAGGACATGAAGGCACCACTAGCTAC GTTGGCCCTCTTGTGGTACCACACAGTAGTGCTGCCTTTCTTTGCTCTGGATGGCTCTGACACACATGCAGGGCTACTGGAAGCCAAAGCTATTCTGCAGAGAAAGTCGGTGGTTTACCCCAACTCATCGCTCTTCATGTTCTTTAAAGGACGGGTTCAGAGGCTAGAG TGCCATATCAACAGTGCTTTGGCCTGTTTCCATGATGCATTAGAGCTTGCATCAGACCAAAGAGAGATCCAGCATGTGTGTCTCTATGAGATTG GTTGGTGTAGCATGATAGAGATGAATTTTGAAGATGCATACAGGTCGTTTGAGAGGCTGAAGAATGAGTCTCGTTGGTCACAGTGCTACTATGCCTACTTGACCGGAG tGTGTCAGGGTGCTTCTGGTGACCTGGATGGAGCAAGTGGAGTTTTCAAAGATGTGCAGAAGCTGttcaagaggaaaaacaaccaGATAGAGCAGTTTGCTGTCAAAAGG gctgAAAGATTGAGAAAGATCTCACCCACCAGAGAGCTATGCATCCTCGGTGTAATTGAAGTGCTGTATCTGTGGAAGGCGCTTCCAAACTGCTCCTCATCTAAACTGCAGATAATGAATCAGG TGTTACAGAGTTTAGATGACGCTTCGTGCAGAGGCCTGAAACATCTCCTTCTTGGTGCCATTCACAAATGTCATGGAAATATGAGAGATGCTGTGCAG TCATTCCAGCTGGCTGCTAGAGATGAGTACGGGCGGCAGATCAACTCATATATTCAGCCATATGCCGTCTATGAACTGGGATGTATACTACTTGCACAACCAGAG ACAGTGGGAAAGGGAAGGTCATTGCTACTACAGGCAAAG GAGGATTTTACTGGCTATGACTTTGAGAACAGGCTTCATGTCCGCATCCATTCAGCCCTGGCCTCGTTGAAGGAAGTAGTGCCTCAGTAA